The Solanum lycopersicum chromosome 2, SLM_r2.1 DNA window CAGAAAATAGTGAAGTTTTCCTAGATCCTTAATTTTGAACTGGTCATGTAAAAATGACTTTAAAGATGTAATCTCATCTAGATCAGTTCCTGTCAAtattatatcatcaacatacactgCTACAAACACCTTAGTTGATTTATCTTTCTTGTAGAACAATGAGTAATCACTGGTAGAATGTGAATATCCCCTTGAATACAATCCCTTTGCTAGTTTTTCATACCATTGCCTACTAGCTTGTTTCAACCCATACAAAGACTTGTTAAGTTTACAGACAAGTCCTGTTCTATTCACCTGCAGCCCCTGTGGAAGTTCCATATAGACTTCCTCATTCAAATCTCCATGCAGAAATGCATTATTCACATCCAGCTGATATAGATCCCAACCTTTCTTAACAGCTAGACTGATTAATAGTCGCACAGTGGTCATCTTTACTACTGGAGAGAATGTCTCATTATAATCAATACCAGCTTGTTGAGTGTATCCCTTGACTACAAGCCTAGCTTTGAATCTTTCCACAGTTCCATCAGCCTTGTGTTTGATCTTGTAGACCCATTTGCATCCAATTGGtttcttccctgcaggtaaatGAACTAAACTCCAGGTATTGTTAGCATGCAAAGCTTCAAATTCAAGTGTCATTGTTGATTGCCAAGCAGGAATCATGGCAGCCTCTCCATATGTACTTGGTTCACTATcatgaaatatgtttttaacTAATTGCTGACTTTCAGTATTAAAACTGGTAAGAGAGAATTGTTGATCATTGGTGTTGTTGATGCCATTTGAAGGATGGTAAATTGATGATTGAGGTTGTAAGTTGGGAAGATTATATGTGTATTCATTTAGGTATTTTGGTACAGAATGTGTCCTACTGGTTCTCCTAGGTGTATTGGTTGATCTTTGTGAATTGGAAGTGGTAGTAATAGGTTGTTGTGAACTGGAGACTGAGGTATTAGAAATGGTGATATGTGGAGATATTTCTGGATTAGTTGATGgagtagtagtagtattatCAAATGAAGTCTCAGTGTGTGGTAAGTTGGCTTTAACAGAGTTATCAGTGACAGTAATTAGGGTGTTTTCATTCAAATCATGAACATTATGCAAAGGATTGTTTGTACACTTTCACAATTCAGAGTTAGCATCAAGACACTTCAATACAGAATTAAAACTTGAATCAGGAAAAGAAAGAGCAAAAGGAAAGATACTTTCATGAAACAAGACATCTCTAAAAATATGTACTTTCTTGGAGCTCACATTTAAGACCTTGTAACCCTTTGTGTTGAATGGATATCCAATGAAAATGTGAGGAACTGATCTAGGTTCGAACTTATCTTTGTGAGTTTTAAGAGTAGTAGGATAACAAAGACAGCCAAAAGATCTTAGGTGTGAATATGTAGGTGCTTTTTGGTATAGTACCTCAAAAGGAGTTTTGTTTTCAATAGCTTTGGATGGTAATCTGTTCACCAGATAAGTTGCAACCAAAATGCACTCTCCCCAATAATTCATGGGAAGTTTGGACTGATACAATAAGCTTCTAGCAATCTCAAGTAggtatttatgttttctttctacAACACCATTTTGCTGTGGTGTGTATGGACAGGTTCTTTGATGTATGATACCTTTGTTTTGCAGAAAGTCAGTTGTTTCTTTATTGACAAATTCCATACCATTATCAGTCCTTATTGTTTTTATGGTGATATTGAACTGATTTTCTACCAAGGATGTGAAGGCTTTTATGGCTTGGAGGGTGTTACTTTTACAACTGATAAGTTGAGTCCATGTTGTCCTGCTATAATCATCAACtattgtgatgaaatatttgTAATTGTCATATGTTGGTGTATGGTAAGGTCCCCATAAGTCTATGTGGAGAAGTTCAATTATTTTTGTAGAAGAAGGTGTTGATTCTGATGGGAAAGGCATTCTTGCTTGTCTTGCCATGGGGCAGACAGTACATGTAAAAGGTTGTTTGGATGAGAATTTAACAGGTATAGTGTGGATACCCTTCATCTTAACAAAAGGAACATGTCCTAATCTAGTGTGCCACAAGTAGTCTACAGTATTTTCATGAGATGTACATAATGAAGGAGATTTAGTGGAGCCAGGGCAATTAATAGGAGTAACATATGAATTCATGTTACAACAGGCTGTTTTATTTCTTGGAATGACAGATGAGGAAACATGATGTAAACCTTGTTCATTTTGAGCATGTGAAGAAGAACAATGAGATAATGGTGAAAAAGAGTAGACAGAATTGGGACACCTTGAGCAGAAGAAGTAAAGGCCACTCCTTGATCTACCAATCACCAGAGGGCTCTTCAGTGAAGGGCCCTGCAAAGAACATGATTTATCAATGAAGATAATTGCACTTCTAAGGTCAGAGGTCAAACAATGTACTGAGATCAAGTTAAATTTGAAAGTAGGAATAAACAACACATTGTATAAAGTCACTATTGAGTTTAAACATGCATTCCCAATCTCTGTCACTTTAACTCTATAGCCATTTGGTAGTGTTATTAGGAAAGGGTAAGGCAATGGTCTGATGTTGGTAAGTAAATTTTTATTGAAAGTCATGTGGTTTGAGGCTCCAGAATCAATGATCCAAGATTCAGCAGTTAGTTTTAAACAATTACATGAAAGATTACCAATATCAGTGATGGAAGAATGACATGCCAAGATACCTGCAAAGTTTGCAGCTCCACCCATGATGTTATCCAAAGTGTCTTTGCTGCTGTGAGATGATCCTTGCACCTGGACATTTTCAAGCAATCTCACCAGATGATCATATTGGTCTTTGGTTAAATTTTGAGTTCCATGAGCATGTTCCAGTGGTGTTTCACTATTGTTGTGAGCAATTGCTGCTGATCCAGAATTCCTTCCCTTAGTGAATTTGAAGTTTTTGGGAAAACCATGCAACCTGTAGCATTTCTCTTCTATGTGTCCTGTCTTCTTACAGTAATTGCAAAATAGATTTGCTTTGTTAATATCAGGAAAGGGATAAGTCCTATTGTCCTGCTGATGCTGAGAATGGTCTCTGTGTGTGCTTCTATTTGTGCTTTTATCTTGAGAGTAATTTGTTCTAAAACTTCCTCTTCCAAAAACAGCACTTAGTGAAGTAGAAGCTCCAGAGCTAGCATCCAAGTTCATGCGAGTGGATGGCCTGACTTCTCGTTGCTTCTCTTCTTGGACTAGAATGGAGAAGGCTTGTGCCATAGTTGGCAATGGGTTCATCATAAGAATACTCCCTCTGACGATCGTATAGACCTCGTTAAGCCCCATTAGAAACTGGATAAGCTTTCGATCTTGCTCTGCCTTGTGCATTTTGGTCTTACCACCACAATTGCACAAACAAGTACATTGAGTATTAGGATCCAGAGTATTAAGCTCTTCCCAGAGTCTTCGAAGCATGGAATAGTACCCTGTGATGTCCAGATTTCCTTGGGCGAGATCATTAATTTCCTGTTGAAGTTGGTAAAGTTTCGCACCATTCGTCTGATCATACCTATCCTGTAGTTCCTCCCACAATTCCCTTGCATTATTAACATATTGCAGACTATCAGCTAAATCCTTTGATAGAGAATTGAGGATCCATGATGTAACCATATCATCACAACGTTCCCATTGGGAAAATGTAGGTGAAGTTTCAGTTGGTTTCTGCACCTTGCCATTAACAAAGCCTACTTTGTTTTTCACAGATAATGCACGAAGAACTCCACGTCACCATGATCTGTAACCAGTTCCGTCAAAAATCACTGGAATTATAGCAGATCCAACACTTTCTGATGGATGCATATACAATGGCTGACTAGCATCGATGACTTGCTGATTTGGAATTGGAGGAACAACTGCATTTTGATCCATGGGATTGTAAGGCTGATGGAAAATTGAGCTGAACTTTCGTGATACAAGTGCAGAAATCGAGAAAAAAAacgagaagatgaagaagatgaagaacaGATTGCTCTGTGAAAGAAAGTGAAAAATCGATGAATGCTgcagaagatgaagaagagatCAATGCctatggctctgataccatgttgaaattgtatatgaagatgaagatgtgCATGAACTCCATTAATGGAGCAGAATATGCATACGAGAGATGAACAGTGCAGGCATTTAGAGAGCAATCTGTTGAGTTTGTGAGAAAATACAAATTGTTTGTTCTTCACCCATGTGACTAGTATTTATACATGTAATGGACTCCTAACTAACTTcatataactaactaacaaaatctaactaactaactaactccTTTACAATGGTATAATTAGTTGAATTAAGTATAACTAATCTTAACATACTTACTCTCATGGTTTCTTTTTAATtctattcaaaaataaaataatcaacggagaaaatatatattatcgaTGTAAAAGATAATTATTGAATCAAAGTCATTAATGGTATAAGGTAGGTAATTATATGTAAATTCGTAAAAATTACTTATTCTATTCTCAATCGATTTGTTTGACACAActgaaatatcaaaatttaaaatttcaaacttgtCCACGAGCTCAATCATAAAAGCTTTACGTTTTTCATAATAAAATgcatatgtttaaaaattacgtaaaaaatattacaaatcataataattaataacttaaacgtaatttaattgagttttagtaaaaaaattaattgtctctcaaagttttaattatgccatattaaaaattgaaagggaaaaaataatgaatagtaacttgataaaaataatgatctACCTAGTATGATTATAGATCAAATAATACTGttgatatttttaacttttttgttttatataatatacCTAACTAAATGAACAAAGATTCATTTTAGAACGGcgtataattaatttatgacgCCCAATTGATAAAG harbors:
- the LOC138342152 gene encoding uncharacterized protein is translated as MVNQLYLNMEAENSVVKAQIVELSHRLQCAEEIINCNNVNGGDDFLKTWDFAPRESEPITTTTYLSNLFFIFFIFSFFFSISALVSRKFSSIFHQPYNPMDQNAVVPPIPNQQVIDASQPLYMHPSESVGSAIIPVIFDGTGFVNGKVQKPTETSPTFSQWERCDDMVTSWILNSLSKDLADSLQYVNNARELWEELQDRYDQTNGAKLYQLQQEINDLAQGNLDITGYYSMLRRLWEELNTLDPNTQCTCLCNCGGKTKMHKAEQDRKLIQFLMGLNEVYTIVRGSILMMNPLPTMAQAFSILVQEEKQREVRPSTRMNLDASSGASTSLSAVFGRGSFRTNYSQDKSTNRSTHRDHSQHQQDNRTYPFPDINKANLFCNYCKKTGHIEEKCYRLHGFPKNFKFTKGRNSGSAAIAHNNSETPLEHAHGTQNLTKDQYDHLVRLLENVQVQGSSHSSKDTLDNIMGGAANFAGPFTEEPSGDW